In Nonomuraea sp. NBC_00507, the following are encoded in one genomic region:
- a CDS encoding SDR family NAD(P)-dependent oxidoreductase, which produces MTLVALVTGASRGLGAVIARRLAADGLAVAVNAGKDADGVQQVVDALRAAGGVAEGFLADVTEESGVAGLVERIAGRLGPVDVLVANATGPQPLIPMEDLTWEAHLDQLRFFVKSPTLLVQAVLPGMRERGGGRVIQIGSDVVDRNLPGMSAYIAAKSAQHALTEAWARELGPYGVTVNVVAPGWIPVERHTGLDQSGYLEEVPLRRMGTPEDVAAAVSFLASDGGAFITGQRVTVNGGHS; this is translated from the coding sequence ATGACCTTAGTAGCCCTTGTCACCGGCGCCTCCCGCGGCCTGGGAGCCGTGATCGCGCGCAGGCTCGCCGCGGACGGCCTGGCCGTCGCCGTCAACGCCGGCAAGGACGCCGACGGCGTCCAGCAGGTCGTGGACGCCCTCCGCGCCGCCGGCGGCGTCGCGGAGGGCTTCCTCGCCGACGTCACCGAGGAGAGCGGCGTGGCGGGCCTGGTCGAGCGGATCGCCGGACGCCTCGGCCCGGTGGATGTGCTGGTGGCCAACGCCACCGGGCCGCAGCCTCTGATCCCGATGGAGGACCTCACCTGGGAGGCCCACCTCGACCAGCTCCGCTTCTTCGTCAAGAGCCCCACCCTGCTGGTGCAGGCGGTGCTGCCCGGCATGCGGGAGCGCGGCGGCGGCCGGGTCATCCAGATCGGCTCCGACGTCGTCGACCGCAACCTGCCCGGCATGTCGGCGTACATCGCGGCCAAGAGCGCCCAGCACGCGCTGACCGAGGCGTGGGCACGCGAGCTGGGCCCGTACGGCGTCACGGTCAACGTGGTCGCGCCCGGCTGGATCCCCGTGGAGCGGCACACAGGGCTCGACCAGAGCGGCTACCTGGAGGAGGTGCCGCTGCGCCGGATGGGCACGCCGGAGGACGTGGCGGCGGCGGTGTCGTTCCTGGCCTCGGACGGCGGC
- a CDS encoding ArsR/SmtB family transcription factor, producing MEHIARDADIAPVAALIADPTRAAILTALLDGRALAAGELARVAGVSAATASAHLARLLDGRLVDVVRQGRHRYYRLAGHEVAEVLEVLARISARPPVRSLRQSRQARMLEEARTCYDHLAGRAGVGLLDGLREGGYYAAHDLTGAGERLLAGLGVDVAGARGSRRRFAPECLDWTERRSHLGGALGAAVTEALFDRGWFRRGSVPRAVIVTDEGREGLSALLPSKELTSHTPVT from the coding sequence ATGGAGCACATCGCCCGAGACGCCGACATCGCGCCCGTCGCCGCGCTCATCGCGGATCCGACCCGGGCGGCCATCCTGACAGCCCTGCTCGACGGGCGGGCGCTGGCGGCCGGCGAGCTGGCCAGAGTGGCGGGCGTGAGCGCGGCCACCGCCAGCGCGCACCTGGCCAGGCTGCTCGACGGCCGGCTGGTGGACGTCGTGCGCCAGGGCCGGCACCGCTACTACCGGCTGGCCGGGCACGAGGTGGCCGAGGTGCTGGAGGTGCTGGCCAGGATCAGCGCTCGCCCGCCCGTGCGCTCCCTGCGCCAGTCCCGGCAGGCCAGGATGCTGGAGGAGGCCCGCACCTGCTACGACCACCTCGCGGGCCGCGCCGGGGTGGGACTGCTCGACGGGCTCAGGGAGGGCGGCTACTACGCGGCGCACGACCTGACCGGCGCGGGCGAGCGGCTGCTCGCCGGGCTCGGCGTGGACGTGGCGGGCGCGCGGGGCTCGCGCCGGAGGTTCGCGCCCGAGTGCCTGGACTGGACCGAGCGCAGGTCCCACCTGGGCGGGGCACTGGGGGCGGCGGTCACCGAGGCGCTGTTCGACCGCGGCTGGTTCCGGCGCGGCAGCGTGCCCAGGGCAGTGATCGTCACCGATGAGGGCAGGGAGGGGCTGTCGGCATTGCTCCCAAGTAAGGAGCTAACATCGCATACGCCGGTTACCTAG
- a CDS encoding hemerythrin domain-containing protein, whose translation MAEHDVIDLLTAQHAQIRDLFDEVEQAPPDKVEAAFGRLTRMLCVHETAEEEIVHPYARRKLDNGQGVVADRLHEENRAKQLLLDLHNDGVDHPRFWERLADLRTAVTAHARGEERYEFAKLRERTSTAERRAMAAAVRAAESLAPVRPHPGTESATKNLLLGTPLAVMDRARELIRKALGKG comes from the coding sequence GTGGCTGAACATGATGTGATCGACCTGCTGACGGCCCAGCACGCGCAGATCAGGGACCTGTTCGACGAGGTCGAGCAGGCGCCGCCGGACAAGGTGGAGGCGGCCTTCGGCCGGTTGACGCGGATGTTGTGCGTGCACGAGACCGCCGAGGAGGAGATCGTCCACCCGTACGCGCGCAGGAAGCTCGACAACGGCCAGGGCGTGGTCGCCGACCGGCTGCACGAGGAGAACCGCGCCAAGCAACTCCTCCTCGACCTGCACAACGACGGCGTGGACCACCCCCGGTTCTGGGAGCGCCTCGCCGACCTGCGCACCGCCGTCACGGCGCACGCGCGAGGCGAGGAGCGGTACGAGTTCGCGAAGCTGCGCGAGCGCACCTCCACGGCCGAGCGGCGGGCCATGGCGGCGGCGGTGCGGGCGGCCGAGAGCCTCGCCCCGGTGCGCCCGCACCCCGGCACGGAGTCCGCCACCAAGAACCTGCTGCTCGGAACGCCCCTGGCGGTGATGGACCGGGCCCGCGAGCTGATCCGCAAGGCCCTCGGAAAGGGATGA
- the hutH gene encoding histidine ammonia-lyase, which produces MRDNGVVNVGPEPLTFHDVIEVARHGAAVRLTDDAVAAMSAARQRVDELAESPVPAYGISTGFGALATRHIDPALRTQLQRSLVRSHAAGSGPEVETEVVRALMLLRLRTLASGHTGIRPTTAKTLAALLSAGITPIVHEYGSLGCSGDLAPLAHVALTLMGEGVVRDKSGNMLPAAEALKQAHIEPVELAAKEGLALINGTDGMLGMLVLAIEDLTRLVRTADVSAAMSVEALLGTDRVFMPELQALRPHPGQARAAANMMKILKDSGVMASHRDPEACTRVQDAYSLRCAPQVAGAARDTIAHAATVAGWELASAVDNPAVLADGRVESNGNFHGAPVAYVLDFLAVVAADLASMSERRTDRFLDVARNHGLPAFLAHDPGVDSGHMIAQYTQAAIVSELKRLAVPASVDSIPSSAMQEDHVSMGWSAARKLRRSIDGLTRVLAVEVLTAARALDLRAPLEPAPATAAVVKALRETVPAPGPDRFLAPEIDCAVRLVADGGVVAAAESVTGPLE; this is translated from the coding sequence ATGCGCGACAACGGAGTCGTGAACGTCGGCCCGGAACCCCTGACTTTCCATGACGTGATCGAGGTGGCCCGGCACGGGGCCGCCGTCCGGCTCACCGACGACGCGGTGGCCGCCATGTCGGCCGCCCGCCAGCGGGTGGACGAGCTGGCCGAGAGCCCGGTGCCCGCGTACGGCATCTCGACCGGGTTCGGGGCGCTCGCCACCCGCCACATCGACCCGGCGCTGCGCACCCAGCTCCAGCGCTCCCTCGTCCGCTCCCACGCGGCCGGCAGCGGCCCCGAGGTGGAGACCGAGGTCGTGCGCGCGCTCATGCTGCTGCGCCTGCGCACGCTCGCCTCGGGCCACACCGGCATCAGGCCCACCACCGCCAAGACCCTGGCCGCGCTGCTCAGCGCCGGGATCACGCCGATCGTGCACGAGTACGGCAGCCTCGGCTGCTCAGGCGACCTGGCGCCGCTGGCGCACGTGGCGCTCACGTTGATGGGCGAGGGCGTCGTACGGGACAAATCCGGAAATATGCTGCCCGCCGCCGAGGCGCTCAAGCAGGCCCACATCGAGCCTGTCGAACTGGCCGCCAAGGAGGGCCTGGCGCTCATCAACGGCACGGACGGCATGCTCGGCATGCTCGTCCTCGCCATCGAGGACCTCACCAGGCTCGTCAGGACCGCCGACGTGAGCGCCGCGATGAGCGTGGAGGCGCTGCTGGGCACCGACCGGGTGTTCATGCCGGAGCTGCAGGCGCTGCGCCCGCACCCGGGGCAGGCGCGCGCCGCCGCCAACATGATGAAGATCCTCAAGGACTCCGGCGTCATGGCCAGCCACCGCGACCCGGAGGCGTGCACCCGCGTCCAGGACGCCTACTCGCTGCGCTGCGCCCCCCAGGTCGCCGGGGCCGCCCGCGACACGATCGCGCACGCGGCGACCGTGGCCGGGTGGGAGCTGGCCAGCGCCGTCGACAACCCGGCCGTGCTGGCCGACGGCCGCGTGGAGTCCAACGGCAACTTCCACGGCGCGCCGGTCGCCTACGTCCTGGACTTCCTGGCCGTCGTGGCCGCCGACCTGGCCTCGATGTCGGAGCGCCGTACCGACCGGTTCCTGGACGTGGCGCGCAACCACGGGCTGCCCGCGTTCCTGGCCCACGACCCGGGCGTGGACTCCGGGCACATGATCGCCCAGTACACCCAGGCCGCGATCGTCTCCGAGCTGAAGCGGCTGGCGGTGCCCGCCAGTGTGGACTCGATCCCCAGCTCGGCCATGCAGGAGGACCACGTGTCCATGGGCTGGTCGGCCGCGCGCAAGCTGCGCAGGTCGATCGACGGCCTGACCCGGGTGCTGGCCGTCGAGGTCCTCACCGCCGCCCGCGCGCTCGACCTGCGGGCCCCGCTGGAGCCCGCGCCCGCTACGGCGGCCGTGGTCAAGGCGCTGCGCGAGACCGTGCCCGCCCCGGGGCCCGACCGCTTCCTGGCGCCGGAGATCGACTGCGCGGTGCGCCTGGTGGCCGACGGGGGAGTGGTGGCCGCCGCCGAGTCGGTCACCGGCCCTCTGGAGTGA